A region from the Polyangiaceae bacterium genome encodes:
- the tssF gene encoding type VI secretion system baseplate subunit TssF, producing the protein MFNKYYQDELAYLRQLGKEFSEAYPALGPMLADRGADPDVERLLEGVAFLTGRIRQKLDDELPELMLAIAGLLFPHLTRPLPGAAILELELLPNVLRERKIVPHGSEFSSIAVDGTPCRFTSCADCEVVPWAIADARLDPLPDGTQQLRIDFRCAAGIQIAAVAPEMLRLHLTGDPRTALGLLHWIHEHTRDVVLIETNKLGGREQEISIGKRAISPVGFDDDQALLPYGDLAFPGFRLLEEYYVLPQKFAYVDIANTARLAELKEELQDFAIAIRFDQPLTNAPQVTKDSVKLHCVPVINLFKTTAEPIRLSQTREQFLVRPAGLEPGHGEVYQILDVQAITRGASERVNIPSFFEFTRIGGTAAANQVYYSTHLRPAVIGTGVDMMISFGTPENSGVLPQADVVSIDLLATNQRLASALRPGEIRTPTPSSPAFAKFKNIGAVTTHVPPPLGRDLQWRVTAHAAMNLRSLAEKNALRAMLGVYNLHGLVDRQAARANDLRIQAIHDIQVKPAERLYRGAPVRGLSIEIFLEESGFTGDGDMFLFGAILDRLFASYVSLNSFTKTSVHGVQSKVNFEWPARSGNLTIL; encoded by the coding sequence GTGTTCAACAAGTATTACCAGGACGAGCTCGCCTACCTGAGGCAGCTAGGCAAAGAGTTTTCCGAGGCGTATCCCGCGTTGGGGCCCATGCTCGCGGACCGCGGTGCAGACCCGGACGTCGAGCGCCTGCTGGAGGGCGTTGCCTTCCTCACGGGCCGCATCCGGCAAAAGCTCGATGATGAGCTTCCAGAGCTCATGCTGGCGATTGCCGGCTTGCTCTTCCCTCACCTGACGCGGCCGCTCCCGGGCGCTGCGATCCTGGAGCTTGAGCTGCTGCCGAACGTGCTGCGCGAACGGAAAATCGTTCCGCACGGATCAGAGTTCTCGAGCATCGCGGTGGACGGAACGCCGTGTCGGTTTACCTCCTGTGCGGACTGCGAGGTCGTACCCTGGGCGATCGCCGATGCGCGCCTCGACCCACTCCCGGACGGCACCCAACAGCTGCGGATCGACTTTCGCTGTGCCGCGGGGATTCAGATCGCTGCCGTCGCGCCGGAGATGCTACGGCTGCACCTCACAGGTGACCCCCGCACGGCCCTCGGCCTGCTGCACTGGATCCATGAGCACACCCGCGACGTCGTGCTGATCGAGACGAACAAGCTCGGTGGCCGAGAGCAGGAGATCTCGATCGGGAAGCGTGCGATCAGCCCCGTCGGGTTCGACGATGACCAAGCGTTGCTTCCGTACGGCGACCTCGCGTTCCCGGGCTTTCGCCTGCTCGAGGAGTACTACGTACTGCCTCAGAAGTTCGCGTACGTGGACATCGCGAACACCGCGCGCCTGGCAGAGCTGAAGGAAGAGCTTCAGGACTTCGCGATCGCGATTCGCTTCGATCAACCGCTAACCAACGCGCCGCAGGTCACGAAAGACTCAGTCAAGCTGCATTGCGTACCGGTCATCAACCTGTTCAAGACCACGGCGGAACCGATTCGCCTGAGCCAGACCCGCGAGCAGTTCCTGGTACGTCCAGCGGGCCTGGAGCCTGGGCACGGTGAGGTCTACCAAATCCTCGATGTTCAGGCGATCACGCGCGGCGCGAGCGAACGCGTGAACATTCCGAGCTTCTTCGAGTTCACGCGCATCGGCGGTACTGCTGCGGCGAACCAGGTCTACTACTCGACGCACTTGCGGCCGGCCGTGATTGGCACCGGCGTCGACATGATGATCTCGTTCGGCACGCCAGAGAACAGCGGTGTCTTGCCTCAAGCAGATGTCGTCTCGATCGACCTGCTGGCGACCAACCAGCGCCTGGCGAGCGCGCTCCGTCCTGGCGAGATTCGCACCCCGACGCCAAGCTCGCCGGCGTTTGCCAAGTTCAAGAACATCGGTGCCGTGACGACCCATGTGCCTCCGCCACTGGGCCGCGACTTGCAGTGGAGAGTCACCGCGCATGCGGCGATGAACCTGCGCAGCCTGGCTGAGAAGAACGCCCTGCGCGCGATGCTCGGCGTCTACAACCTTCACGGGTTGGTGGACCGTCAGGCTGCCCGCGCCAACGATCTGCGCATCCAGGCGATCCACGACATCCAGGTCAAGCCCGCCGAACGACTGTACCGCGGCGCGCCAGTGCGTGGCCTCAGCATCGAGATTTTCCTCGAGGAAAGCGGCTTTACCGGCGACGGCGACATGTTCCTGTTTGGAGCGATCCTGGATCGCTTGTTCGCGAGCTACGTTTCCCTCAACTCGTTCACCAAGACGTCGGTGCACGGTGTTCAATCCAAGGTGAATTTCGAATGGCCGGCGCGCAGCGGCAACCTGACGATTCTCTGA
- the hcp gene encoding type VI secretion system tube protein Hcp has protein sequence MAFDVLLRGTNGATQGAFPGTSIRTEHTDKIEIISFEYELLAPKDPQRGPHATGRRQHKPIRICKNLDCTTPLFFNACTTNEFITTMTFEFWETSEQGMPQIYHEITIENAAVASIKYTTGFEGTGNLSTSRGHSQWDLKELEYIDLVFETIKLDHLVGTPTSAQDSWKN, from the coding sequence ATGGCATTTGACGTACTTCTGCGCGGCACCAACGGAGCAACCCAGGGCGCTTTCCCCGGAACCTCGATCCGTACCGAGCACACCGACAAGATCGAGATCATCAGCTTCGAGTACGAGCTGCTGGCCCCCAAGGATCCGCAGCGTGGCCCCCACGCCACCGGTCGTCGTCAGCACAAGCCGATCCGCATCTGCAAGAACCTGGACTGCACCACGCCCTTGTTCTTCAACGCCTGCACCACGAACGAGTTCATCACCACGATGACCTTCGAGTTCTGGGAGACCAGCGAGCAGGGCATGCCGCAAATCTACCACGAGATCACCATCGAGAACGCCGCGGTCGCCTCGATCAAGTACACCACCGGCTTCGAGGGCACGGGCAACCTGTCCACCAGCCGTGGCCACTCGCAGTGGGACCTCAAGGAGCTCGAGTACATCGACCTCGTGTTCGAGACCATCAAGCTCGACCACCTCGTTGGTACCCCCACCTCCGCTCAGGACTCCTGGAAGAACTGA
- a CDS encoding thrombospondin type 3 repeat-containing protein: MSFLRRFLPLALGITLSIPVCALTTSEAHAQSVLDQEYSEGFALQTLEPAPAGDWFFAAPDANVGDTQLYAMAFGSWAFSAPLIRQDPVTAEKRRVNKYQLYTHADLSLAIEDVLLLNLDIPFVPYQDGQVGAANEPGGGVFADPRVGARLNLIGTRVDPIAIGLGVDTWIPVGSENELASDGKFRANPKLLLSGRLGDLIYSASGGYLARKNYFSGSLETGPSLTFSAGLGLMFLQDALQASAEVYGYSTFESQFGSLFSKRTTPGGALFGLKYRAGDIVIGAAAGPGLTASPGAATRGVLSVAYSPAPDRQASLDDGPGDTDGDKIRNSIDACPEEAGPARPEKDKARFGCPKHYFDFDKDGLDDWQDDCPTVAGFARSGGHTANGCPEPALDTDQDKIPDEYDACPDDVGAAEYGGCPAHKALGADEKFEIIVTSAEVERVDSDTERVVIHLNAPVELSSTSGGTVVRYQLTGAKLTEDTKNLFKEHKDDKDSALSGVKLEQLEGRVILTVMVRGGAFEPKMRYKTDLEGGAILYIDFPRRWQK, translated from the coding sequence ATGAGCTTCCTGCGCCGCTTCTTACCGCTTGCCCTCGGTATCACGCTGTCGATACCTGTGTGTGCGCTCACGACCAGTGAGGCGCATGCTCAGAGCGTGCTGGACCAGGAGTACTCTGAGGGGTTCGCCCTGCAGACGCTCGAGCCGGCTCCTGCCGGTGACTGGTTCTTTGCTGCTCCCGACGCGAACGTGGGCGACACGCAGCTCTACGCGATGGCGTTCGGCAGCTGGGCCTTCTCGGCGCCGTTGATTCGCCAGGATCCGGTTACCGCGGAGAAACGCCGGGTCAACAAATACCAGCTCTACACCCATGCGGACCTGAGCTTGGCTATTGAGGACGTACTGCTCCTCAACCTGGACATCCCCTTCGTGCCTTATCAGGACGGTCAGGTCGGCGCGGCCAATGAACCCGGCGGCGGCGTGTTTGCCGATCCTCGAGTCGGTGCCCGCCTGAACCTAATCGGCACCCGTGTCGATCCCATCGCGATTGGTCTGGGAGTGGACACCTGGATCCCTGTAGGCAGCGAGAACGAACTCGCAAGCGACGGGAAGTTCCGAGCGAATCCCAAGCTGCTGCTCAGTGGGCGGCTTGGCGATCTGATTTACTCGGCATCGGGCGGCTACCTGGCTCGCAAGAACTACTTCTCCGGTTCGCTGGAGACGGGACCTTCCCTTACATTTTCCGCAGGGCTAGGTCTGATGTTCCTGCAGGATGCCCTGCAAGCAAGCGCGGAAGTCTACGGCTACAGCACCTTCGAGTCTCAGTTCGGCTCGCTGTTCTCGAAGCGTACGACCCCGGGCGGAGCGCTGTTTGGCTTGAAATACCGCGCGGGGGACATCGTGATCGGTGCCGCTGCGGGGCCCGGCCTCACCGCGTCTCCTGGCGCCGCGACGCGCGGAGTGCTCAGCGTTGCGTACTCTCCCGCGCCAGATCGTCAGGCGTCCCTCGACGACGGTCCGGGTGACACCGACGGTGACAAGATCCGAAACTCGATTGATGCTTGCCCCGAGGAAGCGGGCCCCGCTCGTCCCGAAAAGGACAAGGCGCGCTTCGGCTGTCCAAAGCACTACTTTGACTTCGACAAGGACGGCCTGGACGACTGGCAGGATGACTGCCCGACGGTCGCCGGATTTGCTCGCAGTGGCGGACACACCGCCAACGGCTGCCCAGAGCCGGCGCTTGACACGGATCAAGACAAGATCCCCGACGAGTACGACGCTTGTCCGGACGATGTGGGCGCAGCTGAGTACGGCGGCTGCCCCGCGCACAAGGCACTGGGCGCGGACGAGAAGTTCGAGATCATCGTGACGTCAGCCGAGGTCGAGCGCGTCGACTCGGACACAGAGCGTGTGGTGATTCACCTGAACGCACCGGTCGAACTATCGTCCACGAGCGGGGGCACGGTGGTGCGCTATCAGCTCACGGGCGCCAAGCTCACCGAGGACACCAAGAACCTGTTCAAGGAACACAAGGACGACAAGGACTCCGCGTTGTCCGGCGTGAAGCTAGAGCAGCTCGAGGGGCGCGTGATCCTCACGGTAATGGTGCGTGGCGGCGCCTTTGAGCCGAAGATGCGCTACAAGACCGACCTCGAAGGGGGCGCCATCTTGTACATCGACTTCCCGCGCCGCTGGCAGAAGTAG
- the tssB gene encoding type VI secretion system contractile sheath small subunit produces the protein MGKEGSVAPQERVNITYKPATGDAQEEVELPLKMLFMGDYTGRPDSRPLEERKPVNVDKDNFEQVLASQNLSLTMSVPDRLSGDDGANLNVNLKFKKLADFGPDAIVNQVPELRKLMDLRGALTALKGPLGNVPAFRKKIQGLLEDGDSRDKLLAELGLSGGEEG, from the coding sequence ATGGGGAAAGAAGGTTCGGTAGCGCCTCAAGAGCGCGTGAACATCACGTATAAACCGGCGACTGGGGACGCTCAGGAAGAGGTCGAGCTACCGCTCAAGATGCTCTTCATGGGTGACTACACCGGACGCCCTGACTCGCGACCGCTCGAAGAGCGCAAGCCAGTCAACGTAGACAAGGACAACTTCGAGCAGGTGCTGGCCAGCCAGAACCTGAGCCTCACGATGTCCGTGCCCGATCGCCTTTCGGGTGACGATGGGGCGAACCTCAACGTCAACTTGAAGTTCAAGAAGCTGGCTGACTTCGGACCTGATGCGATCGTCAACCAGGTTCCTGAGCTGCGTAAGTTGATGGACCTTCGCGGCGCACTGACCGCGCTCAAGGGACCGCTCGGCAACGTGCCTGCCTTCCGCAAGAAGATCCAGGGCCTGCTCGAGGACGGGGACTCCCGCGACAAGCTGCTCGCTGAGCTTGGTCTCAGCGGTGGAGAGGAAGGCTGA
- the tssG gene encoding type VI secretion system baseplate subunit TssG, translating into MAGAQRQPDDSLIERLVQEAPGFSFFQAVQLLHRVSPNLKAVGDVGPPEKEVLRFRVNPELKFAAGDIEDITAPKEGVQHRQFELTANFMGLVGASSPLCFKYTEEVIAAELDDNFTLRGFYDIFHHRLLSLFFRAWKKYRLSAGFRTDGSDPFTRRALAFVGVDPGAPLGSDALPPRLLLTLAPILAQRTRSSRTLEIALRRLLPGVTVGVEPFVERQVRIPFDQRVKLGVKNTSLDSDFTIGERVLDRAGRFRVKVGPVDYEDFEALMPGGENYPLLRQVVHQFTRGVLEPELEVTLATDQSPRFQLGNSRGALLGTTTQLVTKREKPMKMRVVLAENTKNVVPQLVADDE; encoded by the coding sequence ATGGCCGGCGCGCAGCGGCAACCTGACGATTCTCTGATCGAGCGCTTGGTGCAGGAGGCACCGGGCTTCTCTTTCTTCCAGGCGGTGCAGCTGCTGCATCGGGTGTCTCCGAACCTGAAGGCCGTTGGCGACGTGGGTCCTCCCGAGAAGGAGGTGTTGCGCTTCCGTGTGAACCCCGAACTGAAGTTCGCCGCGGGTGACATCGAAGACATCACGGCACCCAAGGAGGGCGTGCAGCACCGTCAGTTCGAGCTGACCGCGAACTTCATGGGGCTCGTCGGCGCCTCGTCACCGCTCTGCTTCAAGTACACCGAGGAGGTGATCGCGGCGGAGCTGGATGACAATTTCACGCTGCGTGGCTTCTACGACATCTTTCACCACCGGCTCCTGTCGCTGTTCTTCCGCGCTTGGAAGAAGTACCGCCTGTCCGCAGGTTTCCGCACGGATGGTAGCGATCCGTTCACCCGACGCGCGCTCGCGTTCGTGGGGGTTGACCCTGGTGCACCCCTCGGCTCTGACGCGCTACCCCCCCGCTTGCTGCTGACGCTCGCGCCGATTCTGGCTCAGCGTACTCGCTCCTCCCGAACGCTCGAGATCGCACTCAGGCGCCTGCTGCCGGGCGTGACCGTCGGGGTCGAGCCTTTCGTCGAACGCCAGGTGCGCATCCCGTTTGACCAGCGCGTGAAGCTCGGAGTGAAGAACACGTCGCTCGACAGCGACTTCACCATCGGGGAACGCGTGCTGGATCGTGCCGGGCGCTTCCGCGTGAAGGTCGGACCTGTCGACTACGAGGACTTCGAAGCGCTGATGCCCGGTGGCGAAAACTACCCGCTGCTGAGGCAGGTGGTGCATCAGTTCACTCGCGGTGTGCTGGAGCCGGAGCTCGAGGTCACGCTCGCGACGGATCAGTCCCCGCGCTTTCAGCTCGGCAATTCCCGTGGTGCGTTGCTTGGGACGACTACCCAGCTCGTCACCAAGCGCGAGAAGCCCATGAAGATGCGCGTCGTCCTCGCGGAGAACACGAAAAACGTCGTGCCCCAGCTGGTCGCGGACGACGAATAG
- a CDS encoding tetratricopeptide repeat protein encodes MTSAGERESREQVLERANAEAQRCLAAGEHQAAAEYLTQLLLAEPSNPAYQTMMRRLLSDVEDPLALAPLSNPLDLNVAVRHAFILGEMGRSIDATGLMLDVLAAVPGIPTWVWIARWLDAHDGPIDATTLGALSQKLALAVRTGKAHLGDAGTTPVLVVGELLQRKAPRHVELGLYVVTLFRQAGKLRRAAEIAEQLLSVERTWRTLVALAAVQREQFNFPAAIKHLEQAAKLERNEASTFLDLGDIQLTLGEFERAREAYSQALALRPDKAWAKSSLLLCRYFLEGDTLHLEALRRTAASGEQRAQELLSRLEKPAWVGYLPTPLDPETAALSAAIETLKQHPAVDTEQEAANIRLNVSQLGAPSLQLGFIVGVRLLGHRAKLSLGIQRIPEPDPRVSTGQPLFSVWRYDGATAVAALPPPTADVEPQIAAIAYTPYELGAWWRLAKQQAQTLAPTNVSDLLACLVHIPLPKPPDSSEYELIIQPHDWVQRVQIASCLLIANLDEGWQGSVRQAALESLLNGPVDWTTNAALVALAGIARHEPELAETIRPLFAGLQDRVPRDGSFSCMLHPLACLWGSLPGASANLRGDLWRLKSRVEIASRRAQAGNA; translated from the coding sequence ATGACGTCGGCCGGTGAACGAGAGAGCCGAGAGCAAGTCCTAGAGCGCGCCAATGCGGAGGCGCAGCGCTGTTTGGCCGCCGGGGAACACCAGGCGGCAGCTGAGTACCTCACGCAGCTGTTGTTGGCCGAGCCCTCTAACCCGGCGTACCAGACGATGATGCGCCGGCTGCTGAGCGACGTGGAAGACCCGCTGGCACTGGCCCCTCTAAGCAACCCGCTCGACCTGAACGTTGCGGTTCGCCACGCGTTTATCCTCGGGGAAATGGGTCGCAGCATCGACGCGACCGGCTTGATGCTGGACGTACTGGCGGCGGTCCCTGGCATCCCCACGTGGGTCTGGATAGCCCGCTGGCTAGATGCCCACGACGGACCCATTGACGCGACCACCCTCGGCGCGCTGAGTCAGAAGCTAGCCTTGGCGGTTCGCACCGGGAAAGCGCACCTCGGAGACGCCGGTACGACGCCCGTGCTGGTGGTTGGTGAGCTGCTTCAGCGCAAAGCGCCGCGGCACGTCGAGCTCGGCCTCTACGTGGTGACGCTGTTCCGCCAGGCGGGCAAGCTTCGACGAGCGGCAGAGATCGCGGAACAGTTGCTGAGCGTGGAACGCACCTGGAGAACGTTGGTGGCCCTGGCCGCGGTGCAACGGGAACAGTTTAATTTCCCCGCAGCAATCAAGCATCTGGAACAGGCAGCAAAGCTCGAGCGGAACGAGGCCTCGACGTTCCTGGATCTGGGCGATATCCAGCTCACCCTGGGCGAGTTCGAACGCGCTCGCGAAGCCTACTCGCAAGCGCTAGCGCTGCGTCCTGACAAGGCGTGGGCCAAGAGCAGTCTGCTCTTGTGCCGCTACTTCCTCGAGGGCGACACGCTGCACCTCGAAGCGCTTCGAAGAACCGCTGCCAGTGGCGAACAGCGCGCCCAGGAGCTCTTGTCGAGACTCGAGAAGCCCGCCTGGGTTGGCTACCTGCCAACTCCCCTCGACCCTGAGACGGCGGCGTTGAGCGCGGCCATCGAGACGCTGAAGCAGCATCCAGCCGTGGACACCGAGCAGGAGGCTGCGAACATTCGCTTGAACGTATCTCAGCTCGGCGCGCCCAGCCTGCAGCTGGGCTTCATCGTTGGGGTGCGGCTCCTCGGGCACCGCGCGAAGCTCTCGCTGGGAATCCAGCGAATTCCCGAGCCCGACCCGAGAGTTTCCACAGGGCAACCACTTTTCAGCGTCTGGCGCTACGACGGGGCAACTGCTGTGGCGGCGTTACCTCCACCGACCGCCGACGTAGAACCACAGATCGCAGCCATCGCATACACTCCGTACGAGCTCGGTGCGTGGTGGCGGCTAGCCAAGCAACAGGCGCAGACCCTCGCTCCGACGAACGTCAGCGATCTGCTAGCCTGCTTGGTGCATATTCCGTTGCCCAAGCCCCCCGATTCGAGCGAGTACGAACTGATCATTCAACCCCACGACTGGGTGCAACGGGTTCAAATCGCGAGCTGCCTGCTGATCGCAAATCTAGATGAAGGCTGGCAGGGTTCCGTCAGGCAGGCGGCGCTCGAGTCGCTCCTCAACGGCCCGGTGGATTGGACGACCAATGCGGCGCTCGTCGCGCTGGCAGGCATCGCGCGGCACGAGCCGGAGCTCGCCGAAACGATCCGGCCGCTCTTCGCTGGCCTGCAAGATCGCGTCCCCCGAGACGGTAGCTTCAGCTGCATGCTCCATCCTCTGGCTTGCCTTTGGGGCAGCCTGCCGGGGGCTTCGGCCAACCTAAGGGGCGACTTGTGGCGGCTAAAATCTCGTGTGGAAATCGCCTCACGGCGTGCTCAAGCCGGCAACGCCTGA
- a CDS encoding DUF4150 domain-containing protein: MGKVTACKTDCVTKKSNHNCIGCAVSVCTTPAAPSPIPLPYPTTGTVSEGITDQAMRTKIEGADVMTVGSVMSKCHGNEPGTLKETCSLNTSGPTFPIMGAPTVLIELGMAGITGSPGQMNKGITVGAGGSASGAGGGAGGGGGGGGSAGGPGGPSNQGPSGGGGSGGGGSNAAAAPPPAGVSRAEADLAAAPGNSPEQIAARQKLAEAYYAENCPGMSQADIASNVRGIDMNQPVAAVTIPPSGGGPNGDQLYQHAWPGGGDGQYFATDPNTTPGELGINDRVLVPADGNTPPRIAPREPRSYTASSDQPASGLQSTASPVTDTWSHSGEPKDTPGGGQQTFIPRDNGNQGGIVRH; the protein is encoded by the coding sequence ATGGGCAAGGTAACAGCCTGCAAGACTGACTGCGTCACCAAGAAGTCCAACCACAACTGCATCGGTTGTGCCGTGAGCGTGTGTACCACCCCCGCGGCTCCGAGTCCGATCCCGCTCCCTTACCCAACCACTGGGACGGTTTCCGAGGGCATCACCGACCAGGCGATGCGCACCAAGATCGAAGGTGCGGACGTGATGACCGTGGGGTCGGTGATGAGCAAGTGCCACGGCAACGAGCCAGGCACGCTCAAGGAAACTTGCAGCCTCAACACCAGCGGTCCGACGTTCCCCATCATGGGCGCGCCAACCGTCCTCATTGAACTGGGCATGGCAGGGATCACCGGCAGCCCGGGTCAGATGAACAAGGGCATCACCGTGGGTGCCGGAGGCTCTGCTAGCGGGGCCGGCGGTGGCGCCGGTGGCGGTGGCGGAGGCGGTGGAAGCGCTGGTGGTCCAGGCGGACCAAGCAATCAAGGCCCATCCGGCGGTGGTGGCAGCGGCGGAGGCGGTAGCAACGCAGCAGCGGCACCACCCCCTGCTGGCGTCAGTCGCGCCGAGGCGGACCTGGCGGCGGCCCCCGGCAACAGCCCGGAGCAGATTGCCGCACGGCAAAAGCTGGCAGAGGCCTACTACGCAGAAAACTGCCCGGGCATGTCCCAGGCAGACATCGCGTCGAACGTGCGCGGCATCGACATGAATCAGCCCGTTGCCGCGGTCACAATCCCGCCCAGCGGCGGTGGCCCCAACGGCGATCAGCTGTACCAGCACGCCTGGCCAGGTGGTGGCGACGGTCAGTACTTTGCGACGGATCCGAACACCACGCCTGGGGAGCTCGGGATCAACGACCGCGTCCTTGTGCCTGCGGACGGCAATACTCCGCCCCGCATCGCGCCTCGCGAGCCCCGCTCCTACACCGCCTCGAGCGATCAGCCTGCATCAGGTCTGCAGAGCACCGCGTCCCCAGTGACGGACACGTGGTCCCACAGCGGCGAGCCCAAGGACACGCCTGGCGGAGGTCAGCAGACGTTCATCCCTCGCGACAACGGAAATCAGGGCGGCATCGTTCGCCACTGA
- the tssC gene encoding type VI secretion system contractile sheath large subunit, translating to MSEEQSAEGGGAAAEVTEGSLLDSILAETKIAPSDDGYAVAKAGVQALISELITPKYKNEKIDKALVDALISEIDAKLSSQVDEIIHAEGFQKLESAWRGLKFTIDRVNFRENIKIEMLNCSKADLMEDFEDAPEIVKSGLYRTVYTAEYGQFGGKPYGAIFANYEINPGPQDMALLANCASIATMSHAPFFAAAGPKFFGEESYTELPKLKDLKSIFEGPQYTKWQSFRESEDSRSVGLLCPRFLLRLPYGDTTVPAKEFNYNESVIGQHEKYLWGNAVNAMATRIADSFAKFRWCPNIIGPTSGGTVEDLPLHQYEAMGEIQTKCPTETLISERREFELSEEGFIAMCFRKDSDNACFFSANSCQKPKNFGQSAEGKDAELNYRLGTQLPYLFVTCRIAHYLKVMQREQIGSWKERGDLERELNKWINQYVADQDGVSAAVRGRKPLRKAQITVEDVPGNAGWYKVGMQVRPHFKYMGAFFTLSLVGKLDKT from the coding sequence ATGAGTGAAGAACAATCCGCCGAAGGCGGAGGCGCAGCCGCGGAAGTAACCGAAGGTAGCCTCCTAGACTCTATCCTCGCGGAAACGAAGATCGCTCCCTCGGATGACGGCTATGCCGTTGCCAAGGCCGGCGTACAGGCGCTGATCAGCGAGCTGATCACGCCGAAGTACAAGAACGAGAAGATCGACAAGGCGTTGGTCGACGCGCTGATCTCCGAGATCGACGCGAAGCTATCGTCACAGGTGGACGAGATCATCCACGCCGAAGGCTTTCAGAAGCTGGAGAGCGCGTGGCGTGGCCTGAAGTTCACCATCGATCGGGTGAACTTCCGCGAGAACATCAAGATCGAGATGTTGAACTGCTCGAAGGCCGACCTGATGGAGGACTTCGAGGACGCTCCCGAGATCGTGAAGAGCGGTCTGTACCGTACGGTCTACACCGCTGAGTACGGCCAGTTCGGCGGCAAGCCCTACGGAGCGATCTTCGCGAACTACGAGATCAACCCAGGGCCCCAGGACATGGCGCTGCTCGCGAACTGCGCGTCCATCGCCACGATGTCTCACGCGCCGTTCTTCGCAGCGGCTGGTCCCAAGTTCTTCGGGGAGGAGAGCTACACCGAGCTGCCCAAGCTGAAGGACCTCAAGTCGATCTTCGAGGGCCCGCAGTACACCAAGTGGCAGTCCTTCCGTGAGTCCGAGGACTCTCGCTCCGTTGGCCTCCTATGCCCACGCTTCCTGTTGCGTCTGCCCTACGGCGACACGACGGTGCCGGCGAAGGAGTTCAACTACAACGAGAGCGTTATCGGGCAGCACGAGAAGTACCTCTGGGGTAACGCGGTCAACGCAATGGCCACGCGTATCGCAGACAGCTTCGCGAAGTTCCGTTGGTGCCCGAACATCATCGGTCCGACCTCGGGTGGTACCGTCGAAGATCTGCCGTTGCATCAGTACGAAGCAATGGGCGAGATCCAGACCAAGTGCCCCACCGAGACGCTCATCTCCGAGCGCCGTGAGTTCGAACTCAGCGAGGAAGGGTTCATCGCAATGTGCTTCCGCAAGGATAGCGACAATGCGTGCTTCTTCTCCGCGAACTCCTGCCAGAAGCCGAAGAACTTTGGTCAGTCTGCTGAAGGCAAGGACGCCGAGCTGAACTACCGTCTCGGTACTCAGCTGCCCTACCTGTTCGTCACGTGCCGCATCGCCCACTACCTGAAGGTGATGCAGCGCGAGCAGATCGGTAGCTGGAAGGAGCGCGGCGATCTCGAGCGCGAGCTGAACAAGTGGATCAACCAGTACGTCGCCGATCAGGACGGCGTGTCTGCCGCTGTTCGTGGCCGCAAGCCGCTGCGCAAGGCCCAGATCACCGTCGAAGACGTGCCGGGCAACGCAGGCTGGTACAAGGTCGGGATGCAGGTTCGCCCCCACTTCAAGTACATGGGCGCGTTCTTCACCCTGAGCTTGGTCGGCAAGCTCGACAAGACATGA
- the tssE gene encoding type VI secretion system baseplate subunit TssE, with amino-acid sequence MRGNSLLKRIRNPELAVARRTYSDHEIRNSILEHLQTMCGTRLGSMLTCPDFGVMDPSDLVHGFPDATTALARAIRHSIETYEPRLQNVRVRFVPDDGLDLVLRFEVSAQVLREDGKVPISFETSLNAARELKVR; translated from the coding sequence ATGCGTGGGAACAGCTTGCTCAAACGGATCAGAAATCCTGAGCTCGCCGTCGCTCGCCGCACCTACTCGGATCACGAAATCCGCAACAGCATCCTCGAACATCTGCAGACGATGTGCGGCACTCGCCTCGGGTCGATGCTCACTTGCCCCGACTTCGGGGTGATGGATCCGAGCGATCTCGTGCATGGATTCCCCGACGCCACGACGGCGCTCGCGAGGGCAATCCGACACAGCATCGAGACCTATGAACCAAGGCTCCAGAACGTCCGTGTGCGCTTCGTACCGGACGACGGATTGGACCTCGTCTTGCGCTTCGAAGTGAGCGCGCAGGTGCTTCGCGAGGACGGTAAGGTACCTATTTCCTTCGAGACCAGCTTGAACGCCGCCCGCGAGCTCAAGGTCCGCTAA